A single genomic interval of Spinacia oleracea cultivar Varoflay chromosome 6, BTI_SOV_V1, whole genome shotgun sequence harbors:
- the LOC110791611 gene encoding uncharacterized protein, translating into MGDSFAESGPVWRNEEDEEEKSKKIRIRVKWSKDEDLDDQGEGKKKEGEEVHFNVDNDIPLRWLMIRYCDTVGADFDRTRFEFKGACLRETDTPLHLSMLPSEVICAYTFHFVRRSVNYATICIRVHREKDTFLRVRRTAPLRPQLIRGLSDVGLLEEGSVCFVFTGTRLNDDYTADGLDIEDGDIIDAFNFDESSSSLSIIKSRIALKVINDETSKHLMFQLKRSTHLSVLMNKYRKMEGLDENAAFFHGERRLMGSKTVEEEKLEDGDEIVAISVDYEL; encoded by the exons ATGGGGGACTCATTCGCAGAATCAGGACCAGTTTGGAGGAATGAAGAAGACGAAGAAGAAAAATCGAAGAAAATAAGAATTAGAGTGAAGTGGAGTAAAGACGAAGATTTAGATGACCAAGGAGAGGGGAAGAAAAAGGAAGGGGAAGAAGTACACTTCAATGTTGACAATGACATTCCTCTAAGATGGCTAATGATTCGTTACTGTGATACTGTTGGTGCCGATTTTGACCGCACTCGTTTCGAATTTAAGGGTGCTTGTTTGAGAGAAACTGATACTCCTCTCCATCTTTCCATGCTTCCTTCTGAGGTCATTTGTGCTTATACTTTTCACT TTGTTCGTAGGTCTGTAAATTATGCAACTATATGCATCCGCGTGCACAGAGAGAAAGACACGTTTCTTAGGGTGAGACGTACTGCACCATTACGACCTCAGCTTATTCGTGGTCTCTCTGATGTTGGACTTCTTGAAGAAGGCTCAGTGTGCTTTGTTTTTACTGGAACGAGGTTGAATGATGATTACACTGCAGACGGACTTGATATTGAGGATGGTGACATCATTGATGCCTTCAATTTTGACGAGAGCA GTTCTTCCTTGAGCATAATTAAATCACGCATTGCTCTCAAAGTGATAAACGATGAGACTTCCAAGCACCTTATGTTCCAACTCAAACGGAGTACTCATTTGAGTGTGCTGATGAATAAATACCGTAAAATGGAAGGACTTGACGAAAACGCTGCTTTCTTTCACGGTGAGCGCAGACTTATGGGTTCAAAGACAGTGGAGGAGGAGAAGTTAGAGGACGGTGATGAAATTGTTGCCATCTCAGTTGATTATGAACTgtaa